The DNA segment ggggcgggcgcggcccccgccccgcgcggcgCGGGTAGTGGTGGAGCGGCAGCGCCGCATCCCGCATCGCGCGTCGCGGCCGGTGCGCAGGGGGCCGCCCGCATGGTGGACATCCTCCTCCCGCGGCCGCTCCCGGGCGCCATGGGGGAGCCCTCCAAGAGTAAGTGCGCGCAGCGCGGCGCggcgccggggcgggcaggcgcggcggggcgggcgcgggaCGCTGCGGGGCCGAGCTCCGCGCCGCCGCTGCCGTCGGGCGGGCTggcggccgccgcgccggcccggccccgcgggcgcGGTGACAGCGCCGGGAAGGGCTGCGGCAccgcggcgggcgcgggcggcTGCGGGCTCGGCCCGGGGCATCTCCGGTGCCGCTGTTTCCGTTCGTGCCCGGCGCTGCCCTGCCCCGCTGGCTCCGCTTCTTACCGAACGCCTGCCCCTTCGGCTATCCGCGCTGCTGATCTCCTTTCTTTCcgctgtttccatttctttctctccttcccgCTGCTTGCTCTTTCTCGCATTCCCTCTTTCTCTGCCCGCGTTACcgtttttctctctgtcttcgtttctttctgcctgttcttctttcttgccGTGTTTCTTTCCGTGTTTCggtttgcctttctttttttaaatttctctttccgttttaattaaattctttctctttctgttcttctgtttttgtttggttttatttctccgTCTCTTCGATTTTTTGTCTCTTGCCGTTTTCATTTGTCCATGTTCCCATTTAAAGTGTCTCTGGGTTTTCGgtggttttgttcctttccatcattcagtttctttctttctttctttctttctttcttccttcctttctttctttctttccgTTTTTCCTCggcttttcttttactgtttctgtgtttctgctttggtttcctttttccGAAATTCTACTTTTATGTCTCCGGGTTTCGGCGTTAATTTCCCTCAATCAAAATTCTGGGGTTTATTTCTGgctgtatttatttctctccGTTTGTGTTTCTGTCCTTTATTTCTCTCCGTGTTTCTGTCTTTATTGATCTTTCTTCCTATtttacaaaaagtaaaaaaaaaaaagagaaggaaaaaaggaaaaaaaaagggaaaaaatgttgtttttttaaaaaaagtctttccctAATTCCTGGTGCTTCTGCTCTTGCACACCGCTGCCCCTGACCGTGCCTCACTCGCTCCCGGCAGGGCGGCCGGGGCTGGCCCTGTGCGCGGGCTGCGGGGGCCGCATCCAGGACCCTTTCCTGCTGCGGGTGTCGCCGGACCTGGAGTGGCACGTCGCCTGCCTCAAGTGTGCCGAGTGCGGGCAGCCTCTGGACGAGACCTGCACATGCTTCCTGCGCGACGGCAAAGCCTACTGCAAGCGGGATTACAGCAGGTGACCCCGAATGCGCCGACGCTcgttaaaaaaaccaaaccaccaaaccaaaagccCGAAAAAGCACTAAAGCCCCCTAAGACCCCCGAATTTCCCCCAAACGAAAACCCGACTCtcggccgctgcccgcccccaCGGCGCCGCCCGGAGCCTCCCCGACGGCGCGGCCGCGGGCCCTGACTGCGCGTCGCCTCCCCGCAGGCTCTTCGGCATCAAGTGCGCGCAGTGCCGGGCGGCCTTCAGCAGCAGCGACCTGGTGATGCGCGCCCGCGACCACGTTTACCACCTGGACTGCTTCCGCTGCGCCGCCTGCGGCCGCCAGCTCCTGCCCGGCGACCAGTTCTGCCTGCGGGAGCGCGACCTGCTCTGCCGCGCCGACCACGGGCCGGCCCCCGacggcgccgccgcccgcgggccgcgcagccccgcgctgcagccgcccgccgccgcgcaccTCGCAGGTACCGGCTCCCCCCTCctggggcgggcggcgggaggggcggggggccgggagggggctgcggcgggcggcCACCCTGACGGTGTGCGCCCTCCCCGCCTGCCGCAGAGCCGGTGCCcgggcggccgcccgccccgcggccgccggcgcACAAGGTGGCAGAGAAGACCACCCGCGTGCGGACGGTGCTGAACGAGAAGCAGCTGCACACGCTGCGGACCTGCTATGCCGCCAACCCGCGCCCCGACGCCCTGAtgaaggagcagctggtggAGATGACGGGGCTCAGCCCCCGCGTCATCCGCGTCTGGTTCCAGAACAAGCGCTGCAAGGACAAGAAGAAGTCCATCCTCAtgaagcagctccagcagcagcagcacagcgaCAAGACGGTgagcgcccgcccgccccaccggggagggaggtgggggggggagcCCCGGGCCGGCGGGCTCGGACGGCGGCCGTACTGAAGCCCAGTGTGCCCGCAGAGCCTGCAGGGCCTCACCGGGACGCCGCTGGTGGCCGGAAGCCCCATCCGCCACGAGAGCGCCGTGCAGGGCAGCGCCGTGGAGGTCCAGACCTACCAGCCGCCCTGGAAGGCGCTCAGCGAGTTCGCCCTGCAGAGCGACCTGGAGCAGCCCGCCGCCTTCCAGCAGTTGGTgagccgcgccgcgccgcgctgaGCCGCCCCGTCGGGCCGCGGGGAGTGGGCAGGCCCCGCGGCCCGCCGGGCTCGGGCGCTGCcggagggggccggggcggggggaaccGCGCCGGGTCCTCACCGCCGCTGCTCCTCCAGGTCTCCTTCTCCGAGTCCGGCTCCTTGGGCACCTCCTCCGGCAGCGACGTGACCTCGCTGTCCTCCCAACTCCCCGACACCCCCAACAGCATGGTGCCCAGCCCGGCCGAGACGTGaggcggcccggccgcccgccgccgcgggacTTCCGCATGCCTGCGCTCCCTGCATGAGACACCCGGCCCCGGGCTGCTCCCAGAGCGCCGGACAAACgcctttgttttttaattattcttatttaaaaacaaacaaaaaatatgttaCTGACGGCCAAAAAAGCACCGGGATCCTCGCTGCCTTCACCAGACCGGAGAGAGAGCCCCCGCCCTGGTTATTcgttgttttgggttttttccccctgcgGATTTCgatgtttcttttccccaaagaaaCGCGGGTTTCCCCGCTGGACCCCGGCACGGTCACAGGCTGCCTTGCCCGCCGCTTGCGCTAGGGAcggcttttcttcccttttttggaa comes from the Falco cherrug isolate bFalChe1 chromosome 7, bFalChe1.pri, whole genome shotgun sequence genome and includes:
- the ISL2 gene encoding insulin gene enhancer protein ISL-2; its protein translation is MVDILLPRPLPGAMGEPSKRRPGLALCAGCGGRIQDPFLLRVSPDLEWHVACLKCAECGQPLDETCTCFLRDGKAYCKRDYSRLFGIKCAQCRAAFSSSDLVMRARDHVYHLDCFRCAACGRQLLPGDQFCLRERDLLCRADHGPAPDGAAARGPRSPALQPPAAAHLAEPVPGRPPAPRPPAHKVAEKTTRVRTVLNEKQLHTLRTCYAANPRPDALMKEQLVEMTGLSPRVIRVWFQNKRCKDKKKSILMKQLQQQQHSDKTSLQGLTGTPLVAGSPIRHESAVQGSAVEVQTYQPPWKALSEFALQSDLEQPAAFQQLVSFSESGSLGTSSGSDVTSLSSQLPDTPNSMVPSPAET